Proteins from a single region of Melanotaenia boesemani isolate fMelBoe1 chromosome 3, fMelBoe1.pri, whole genome shotgun sequence:
- the LOC121635260 gene encoding LOW QUALITY PROTEIN: potassium voltage-gated channel subfamily A member 3 (The sequence of the model RefSeq protein was modified relative to this genomic sequence to represent the inferred CDS: deleted 1 base in 1 codon) gives MDDYSSSVSQSPSLARDKGRNVNDNPGNGKVEQGIMTVENMLEESAVLSAPHLSVDRYERSRQGCCERVVINISGLRFETQLKTFNQFPDTLLGDPRKRMRYFDPLRNEYFFDRNRPSFDAILYYYQSGGRIRRPVNVPIDIFSEEIRFYQLGEEAMEKFREDEGFIKEEERILPKNDYQKQVWLLFEYPESSGPARGIAIVSVLVILISIVIFCMETLPEFRDEKDIATVAPSVNGTAPYVPSPFTDPFFVIETLCIIWFSFELLVRFFACPSKTTFSKNIMNIIDIVAIIPYFITLGTELAERQTNSGQQAMSLAILRVIRLVRVFRIFKLSRHSKGLQILGQTLKASMRELGLLIFFLFIGVILFSSAVYFAEADDPSSSFTSIPDAFWWAVVTMTTVGYGDMHPVTIGGKIVGSLCAIAGVLTIALPVPVIVSNFNYFYHRETDGEEHQQYLNTGSCEHLPPEELRRSFSSSSLSKSEYMVIEEGIKQPNFTTENNQNCVNIKKIFTDV, from the exons ATGGATGACTATTCCTCCAGCGTGAGCCAGTCGCCCTCATTAGCCAGGGACAAAGGAAGAAACGTGAATGACAACCCG GGTAATGGTAAAGTGGAGCAGGGCATCATGACGGTAGAGAACATGCTGGAGGAGTCCGCGGTGCTCTCGGCGCCTCACCTGTCGGTGGATCGATATGAACGCAGCCGCCAGGGATGCTGCGAGAGGGTGGTCATCAACATTTCGGGTTTACGCTTCGAGACACAACTTAAAACTTTCAACCAGTTCCCAGACACGTTGCTGGGGGACCCCCGGAAAAGGATGCGCTACTTTGACCCACTTAGGAATGAGTACTTCTTCGACAGGAACAGACCGAGCTTTGATGCCATCCTGTACTATTACCAGTCAGGAGGGCGCATTCGGAGACCTGTTAACGTCCCCATTGATATTTTCTCAGAGGAGATCAGGTTTTACCAACTCGGAgaagaggccatggagaaaTTCCGTGAAGATGAAGGATTTATAAAAGAGGAGGAGCGCATACTCCCCAAAAATGATTACCAAAAGCAGGTTTGGCTTTTGTTTGAGTATCCTGAAAGCTCTGGGCCAGCAAGAGGAATTGCCATAGTTTCAGTACTGGTTATATTAATTTCAATTGTTATTTTCTGTATGGAGACTCTTCCAGAATTTCGGGACGAAAAAGACATAGCCACAGTGGCACCCTCGGTTAATGGCACCGCTCCATACGTGCCAAGTCCGTTCACAGATCCCTTCTTTGTAATCGAAACGCTGTGTATTATATGGTTCTCTTTCGAGTTGCTGGTCAGGTTTTTTGCCTGCCCCAGCAAAACCACTTTCTCCAAAAACATAATGAATATCATTGATATTGTCGCCATAATCCCTTACTTTATCACTCTGGGGACAGAGCTGGCGGAGAGGCAAACCAACAGTGGCCAACAGGCGATGTCCCTCGCTATCCTGAGGGTGATCAGACTTGTGAGAGTTTTTCGTATTTTTAAGCTTTCACGACATTCAAAGGGGCTACAGATTTTGGGACAGACTCTCAAGGCCAGCATGAGGGAGCTGGGATTgctcatattttttcttttcatcggAGTCATTCTTTTCTCCAGCGCGGTTTACTTTGCAGAAGCAGACGACCCATCATCCAGCTTCACCAGCATCCCTGATGCTTTTTGGTGGGCAGTTGTCACTATGACCACCGTCGGATATGGGGACATGCATCCAGTGACCATTGGTGGCAAAATAGTGGGGTCGCTGTGCGCAATAGCGGGCGTTCTAACCATTGCCTTACCTGTGCCAGTGATTGTGTCCAATTTCAACTACTTTTACCACCGAGAGACCGACGGAGAGGAGCATCAACAGTACCTGAACACAGGTAGCTGCGAGCATCTCCCTCCCGAGGAGCTGAGGAGGTCGTTCAGCTCATCATCTCTCAGCAAGTCAGAATACATGGTGATAGAAGAGGGCATCAAGCAGCCTAATttcaccacagaaaacaaccagaactgcgtaaacataaaaaaaatcttcacgGACGTGTAA